tTCACTGGTCCCACAGCAGCATCGGGTAGTGACCCTCAGGCCGCTGAGGCGCTCGGGGAGAAAAAGCAAATGGGAAGAGAAATTGAGGAGGTGAGGCTGGGAGAGGGGAGTGGGGTAGAGCCCTCAGTGTTGAAGGGGTCTGACTGGGAATGTCCTACAGCTCAAGAGGCTGCTAAATCAGTTACAAGTGGAGCGAGACCAACACATGGAACAGATCAAGGCCCAGGATGAATTTTGGCAGCAGAAAGTCCAGCAGGCCCTAGAGCAGGTACTGAGAGCTGGGCCCCTTAGAGACATGGCAGCGCCACAGAGGTGGGGGACACCTGGCTTCACGCTTGCTCTATGCATCCCCCAGTGTGTTATTAGTTTGGCTTGTTTTGGGGGATGAGGACTGGACATCCCCAGTCTGTGCTCTAGAGTGaccttggctgacccaggatcttTTGATTCTGGGATCCAAGCAGGGTCAGTGGAAGAGTCCTAAGCTAGGACCAATGCCATGCACAGCGGGTAGAATATTTGTTTTATGCACATCCAAACATAGGTTCGATTTCTGGTATTCATATATCCCCGGACtcgcaggagtaatttttttggggggaaaacactttgatgctcagtggttactcctggctattcgcttagaaatagctcctggcgctggagaccatatggaatgccagggatctaaccgtgttccgtcctgggtcagccatgtgcaaggcaaaggctctatgctgtgctattgctacagcctcccaggagtaatttttgagcacagatcctggagtaacTCCAAATCACCTCCTGGTATACCCCTACCACCAAAAAATGACCTAGGCAGGGCCTGACCTAACAACCCTGTTATAATCCCTGTGCTTTGGACAGAGTGCAATGTTGAAGGAAGAAAACGGAAAGAACATCACATACATTCAAGAGTTGGAGGcccacatggctgacctgatgGCCCAGTTGGGTGAGTGACTGGGGGTTCCAGGGCCGGTGGGGTTGGGTTTCAACTGGGCCAACGAGAGGTGCATTGGGAGTTTGCAATGCCCAGGGAGGTCAGTATGGAAAGGGTCTTTGGCATGCAGATAGAGGCCTGAACAGGAGCTAGGCAAATCCTGCTGCCTCTGGGCACCTCCATGTCCTCCTCAGTAGGGTGGGCGATGGCAGGGGAGGGGAGCACCATCCATCCCCAGAATGTTTCAGCAGCGAAACACTGAGATTTGTGATTGGGAAGATGGATTCCCACAGTCTCTGTTAGTCTCTTTTGACCCTTCCCTGACTGCCAAGGACCTCGAATGATCTCTGAAAGGGAATGATGTTCTTTTAAGGGACTTGAAGCATcagagcagagaagggatcaGCCCACTCAGATGCAGGCAAAGGAACCCCAAGTTAGGGGCTGGTGCTGAAGGGGGCTGCAGGGAGTCCAAAGGGCTTAACTGTCATCTCCCTCCTTCAAGAAGCCCCTGACCCTCAGGAGCCCCCTGTGAGGCCCACTGGGCTCTCGGAGATGGAAGAAGAGCTGCAGGCAGAGGCCAGGAGGCTGCAGGAAGAGCTGGCAAGCCTGGCCCAGCAGCTGCAGGCGCAGGTCCTGGACAACCAGAACCTGAGCCAGCTGAATGCCGAGCAGGGCCAGCGCCTCCTGCAGCTGGAGCGCGAGGCCGAGGTGTGGACTGAGCAGGCCGAGGCGCGCAGCCGCATCCTGGAGACCATGGAGAACGACCGCACCACCATCACGCGCGCCCTGGCCCAGAACCGCGAGCTCAAGCAGCAGCTGGCCGAGCTCCAGGACGGATTCGTGAAGCTGGTATGGCCCTGCATACCCGCCCGCCCCACCTTCCTCCTGCTCTCTTGTGGGGACAGATCCTCACCTAGAGATTGGGTTTATACAGTGGAGGGGCTGTTGAGGCTCAAGGAGAGGCCCTGGAGGCCCAGGGCCCTGCCTAGATGgtgggagggaggcaggaggCACCTCCAAGGCAGGGTGGCACTGACCTGATGGGCCCCTCTCTGCAGAGCAATGAGAACATGGAAGTGACATGCGCCTTACAAACTGAGCAGCACGCCAAGGACCAGCTGGCAGAGAAGCTCGGCAAGATGCATGAGAAATTGGCAGAGATGAAGGAGATGGTACCCAGGGTTCCGCAGGGGGGTGGTCACAGGAGGAAATGCTGGGGCCAGGTCAGCACACAGACTGTCAGTTCCTATCTGGGATAGAAACCTGTGATGTCCTTGTGACATTTAGGAGGTCTCAGTTAGGGCTGGGGTCAGGGTCAAGGCTGAGGAAGCAGAAAAGAAACCCGCGCAGTAGGGACAGACACTCATCACCCACAGCGCAGCTCAGGAGCCACAGTGTGAGGGCAGGTTTCTGGGAGGTGAGACTATGAGGGGCCTCTAGGGGCACAGGCAGGGCACCACAGGTGCTGTGCCTTTTTCAGAGTCAGTGCGTGACCCCCCGCATCGCCTGGCCCTGGTTCAGCCCTTTCTCGCCAACCCTCATGCTGGTGTGGTGGCCACAGGTGGAGCTGAAGGGCACCGAGGCGCAGTCTCTGCAGCAGCAGCGGGACCAGTATCTGGGCCACCTGCAGCAGTACGTGGCCGCCTACCAGCAGCTGATCGCCGAGAAGGAGCAGCTGTACCAGCAAGTGCTGCTGCAGAACCAGCACTTGGACCGGCTACAGCACGAGCAAACACGGGCCAAGGACGACCTGGACGAGGCCCAGGAGGAGCTGAAGGAGGCCCAGGTGAGAGGAATGTAAGCCCAGGCCACAGATTGCAGCCAGCTCCCTGGTCCTTTTCTCATGCTCTTCCCTCCCTCACCTTTAGGGACTCCTGAAGACCACCCAGGAGCAGAAACAGCAGCTCCAGTCGCAGCTGACAGCACTGCTGATGCCAGTGAAGGGTGAGGGCAGGTCCCAGGAGGGAGGAGCCGCCTTGGGAGGTCGGGCGCAGTTCTACATAGGGAGGAGAGGCAAGGCCCCACTGCAGGTCCCTGTTTTCCCTGGGGTGTCTGAGGCCCTGGGGCTCCTTCACAGAAAGTGAATTGGAAGAGGAAGAAGTGGAAAGTGACCCAAGGAAGCTGAGTCTGCCGGACGACCTGGAAACTAGAGAGGCCATGGTGAGCCTGAACCCCGTCCTTGGCTCTGAACCCCAGTCCGTGGCTCTTGGTTTGCTTCCCTGTCCCACCCAGGAGCCGAGGGAGGGGTTCTACCCAGGATACCCCTGCAAGCACCCCATGGCTTCTGTTCCCTCAGCTGGAGTTCTGCAACTCGGCCTTAGTGGAGGCAGACAGGGAGCGGGCCAGCCTGCGTGAGCAGCTGAGGCAGGAGAGAGCCAAGAACCAGTGTCTGGCCCAAACCGGGGCAGCCGCGCAGCTCTGGCTAGAGCAGGAGGCCACAGTGCCCCACACCGGGGGCCCCACTGTGCCCCAGGAGACACACGTGGCCCTGAAGGAGGCCATGGATTTGTTGCAAGTGAGCAGGGGTCCCTGAAGGTTAAGGAGGGAGGGACATTCATGCCCTGGCCCAGCTGAGCCTGCTGTCCCGGCTCCAGGCTCGCTTTGCGCAAATCATGCAAGAGAAGGTGGAGCTGAAGGAGCGTGTGGAAGAATTAGAGCATCGCTGCGTCCAGCTCTCAGGGGAGACAGAAACGATCGGTGAGTGGGGAGCGCAGGAGCTGCCCTGCCCATGGGGATCGGGCcctgcccctgagcctgccactctccctctctctgtagGGGAGTATATCACCCTCTACCACAACCAGAGGGCCGTGCTGAAGGCGCGGCACCGGGAGAAGGAGGAGTACATTACCCGCCTGGCACAGGACAAGGAGAACCTGAAGGTGGGCCGACCCCTGGGGCAGGCCTGGGGGTGGGCAGACAGGGCCGGGTGCTCAGTGCCGCCCCCTGCAGGTGCAACTGATGGAGCTGCAGGAGCTGGTGTTGATGCTGGTTAAGGACAGTTACTCCGCCCCAGGCACAAAGCCCCCCACCACAGTGCCCCTTGCCGGCAGCATGGCCGGCACCCCAGAAGGTAGGGAGAGCCTTGGAGGGTCCTGTGGGTGGCCAGCGGGGAGGGACATCCTGGCACtcggtctctctctctccaaagaAATCGCACAGGAGAGCAGCCCTGCCTCCGTGGAGCTGAGCCCCGCAGGGCCCCCAGCCGAGCCCTCGCCCACCACCAACCCCACGGCCTTGAAGATCATGCAGCTGCTGAGAGACATGCAGAACTGTAAGGAGCAGGCCGGCCTGGGCTCTGCGCCTTGCTCCCCCTGTATCCCCTTTTTCTACAAGGCTGATGAGAACGACCAAGTGAAGATCACCATCATCTAGCTCCAGCCCGCTCCGCCCTGCACTCTTCCTCTGCTCCTTCACACTGAGGAAGGGAAAGACTGTAGCGCTTCTTGTAACCCCAAGATCCCTAACAAAGAACCAAGCAAATCTATCACAGGCAATGGAGCTCAGTAAGACAATTACTCAGAGGAGGGTGTGGAAAGGCCCAGTGCCTTAGAGTGACCCTCCAGAGGCCTTCACCCCAAATGACAGACACATGCTGCGTCTCCCTCAGCCTCCAAGTGCTTCACCCTAGCAATGTCCATGAGTGAGGCCAAAGGCAGCAGCCAACCAACAACGCACAAACAGCCAACCAGTGTGGCCTGTTGAGATGAGCCTGGTGTTTGGTCTGTTGACAAGTCCTAAAAATATGCTGAGAAAAACTAGGGAAGGAAGACAAACCCAAACCCCGGCACTATGAAACTACCCACAACCTGGCTTGGCCCCTGCTGGGTATTCAGGGGAGTCTGTGACCCCCAGGAACAATGATCCAGAGGGCACAAGTACCTGCCATTGCCCAGGAATTGGAGTGGAAGTGTATGTAAAGAGTAGACCTCAGACATTTGCCCATAATACTAGTTACAAGGTTTTGAGCTACTGAAATATTCCCCTACTAGATACCAGACATCAGGTAATAGAAATGACAGTCTCAGAGACTGAAATGTTCTCCCCATATGACTCAGGGTATCTCTATGGCAGAATTGTCCTACCACTAGGCAAGAGAAGAGTCAGGacagaatttttcttaaaaaacaaacaaactaacaaaaaaaagtagGCCAAGAAAGAGACTGGAGAGGAATTGTACCCCTGCTCCCACTGAAACGTTATATAtgggaaaagcaaagaaaagaattggccggcccggagagatagcatagtggcgtttaccttgcaagcagccgatccaggaccaaaggtggttggttcgaatcccggtgtcccatatggtcccccgtgcctgccaggagctatttctgagcagacagccaggagtaacccctaaccattgccgggtgtggcccaaaaaccaaaaaaaaaaaaaaaaaaaagaaaagaattggctATGGGCCACCTTTGGGTGAACCAGGAGGCTTCTTTCCCCTTCTTGCTTAAAATGATGTCCAGAAGCCAGGAGTGGAGGCTCCAGAGACAGTGCAAGGCTATGTGCAGGTCTAAATCTGTTCCCTGGACCACTGAACCcccaagcacaaagccatgagtaaccccaagATCCCAAACTAAGAACCAAGCAAATCAATCACAGACAACGAAGCTCAGTAAGACAATTACTCAGAGGAGGGTGTGGAAAGGCCCAATGCCTTAGAGCagaggtcttcaaactttttttttttttttttttttggtttttgggccacacccggtaacgctcaggggtaactcctggctatgcgctcagaagtcgctcctggcttgggggaccatatgggacaccgggggatcgaaccacggtccgtccaaggctagcgcaggcaaggcaggcaccttacctcttgcgccaccgcccggccccgttcttcaaactttttaaagtgggggccggattacagtcccttagagagctggagggccgaacTATATGAtttactaattcctactcacactgcacatatcttatataaataaaatgaaaaccatttataaataaacagatcacacaccagtatttctatgggaactgtgggcctgttTTTGGCTAATGAAagggtcaatgtccggttccatatttgtcagccataacaagtgatgcaagtgggcatcagttaatcttgatctggttggagatttcagatgtttcattcttgaaaaagtctgttcacaggcataagtgctaccaaagatggttaccattttgagtgcatggttcctgatatttggatatacactgagtgtatatgctggcaggtatcttggcaaccaaacagcgctcactgctggcgggccggatcagactcctctgcggccacatgtggcccgcgggccgtagtttgaagacccctgccttagagtaACCCACCAGAGGGCCTCACCCAATAGGcattttggggaaaaacaggcCCTTCTTGGCCCACACCCAAACAGTAGCTTATGGGTTCTCAAGGCCCAAAAAGATGTGAGCTGGGAGCACTGCCTTCCCTGGTGAGGCACCCTGGGGAGCAGGGAGCTGGCAGAGGGGCTGAGTTCTAAGCACTACTGGGGTGAGGGCAACTAATTTATTGATGGCAGAGgacagggaggaaagagaggatgGACTTCTGTCCCTGAGACTCGCTGTCCTATTTCCACTTGGGTTTCAATAAATGGATGTGAATCCATCCTAGGGCTGTGTGTGTGTCACTGGGCAGGCTGAGTCCTGCCTGCAGAGGGCACTTGCAGTCAAGGCTCGACACCTTAGTGGAGTGCTCAGGAGGAAGAGAGACTGACAGTGCCCTGAGAACGCTGTCTTCAGTCCAGGCCCTTCTCTGGCCTGGTCTCCCTCTCTGGTGCCTCCTCCCCCTGTTCCCTCTGCAGTAGCCTCAGAGGTGTCCACCTGCCTGTCCCCTACTGGCCAGAGTAGGTTTCACAGGATGAAACCAGGAACCTCCAGGTACATTCCAAGTCTTGGACATGAAAGGACCGTCCCCTAGTCCTGTGGC
This is a stretch of genomic DNA from Suncus etruscus isolate mSunEtr1 chromosome 5, mSunEtr1.pri.cur, whole genome shotgun sequence. It encodes these proteins:
- the LOC126009414 gene encoding golgin subfamily A member 2-like — protein: MDNSSKTPQSPQMSPQSSSPKLSMEERRQKQLISARKMLREYEIKHDIVPGKSSKKKKKYRDSNQDTSTVEGQQLTKGERPLESSGCFCPSQDLRRQQPQKQGQQEKGWEFLELRNLQSKPLSQLVWMTLCPQPSPCVKGQDVMSPTSLRNPELQGQYQEISMTLDKSNMEEKDLTSQIFEMQQQHQCAVDQLEKEKEEFEQKLAKEQGSLREQLQIHIQTIGILMSEKSDLYVALTHTQQAVKQKTGECEDITKKLHASRQRVGDLERTLSALATQQKQDEKHNKDLTKERDDLKTELFQKNKGVQDLQDLVSELQEKLREAQAETDNTRQRAVDLQKKLEMTEMLLLQFTGPTAASGSDPQAAEALGEKKQMGREIEELKRLLNQLQVERDQHMEQIKAQDEFWQQKVQQALEQSAMLKEENGKNITYIQELEAHMADLMAQLEAPDPQEPPVRPTGLSEMEEELQAEARRLQEELASLAQQLQAQVLDNQNLSQLNAEQGQRLLQLEREAEVWTEQAEARSRILETMENDRTTITRALAQNRELKQQLAELQDGFVKLSNENMEVTCALQTEQHAKDQLAEKLGKMHEKLAEMKEMVELKGTEAQSLQQQRDQYLGHLQQYVAAYQQLIAEKEQLYQQVLLQNQHLDRLQHEQTRAKDDLDEAQEELKEAQGLLKTTQEQKQQLQSQLTALLMPVKESELEEEEVESDPRKLSLPDDLETREAMLEFCNSALVEADRERASLREQLRQERAKNQCLAQTGAAAQLWLEQEATVPHTGGPTVPQETHVALKEAMDLLQARFAQIMQEKVELKERVEELEHRCVQLSGETETIGEYITLYHNQRAVLKARHREKEEYITRLAQDKENLKVQLMELQELVLMLVKDSYSAPGTKPPTTVPLAGSMAGTPEEIAQESSPASVELSPAGPPAEPSPTTNPTALKIMQLLRDMQNCKEQAGLGSAPCSPCIPFFYKADENDQVKITII